ATAATCGGTACGCGCAATTCCGCCATTTCAATTAGGTTGCGCGCAATCGCTTCACTTTGACCGCGCTCTTCGGCATTAATCCCTGGATAGGCACCCGGAGTATCAATAAAGGTTAACACCGGTAAATTAAAACGCTCTGCCATCTTCATTAGGCGCAACGCTTTACGATAGCCTTCTGGACGCGGCATACCGAAATTACGACGAATTTTTTCTTTGGTGTCACGACCTTTTTCCTGCGAAATCACCATAACCGCTTGGCCATCCAAGCGAGCCAATCCTGCCACAATGGCTTCATCATCAGCAAAAGCACGATCACCATGCAACTCTTTAAAGTCGGTGAAAATAGACTTGATATAGTCAAGCGCATAAGGACGTTGCGGATGACGAGAAACCTTGGCAATTTGCACATCGCTTAATTTACGGAAAATCGACTCAGTGAGATTTCGGCTTTTCTCTTCCAAGGCTGAAATCTCTTTAAGCAAGTTCATATCACCTCCATCCAGGTGACGTAACTCATCAATCTTGGCTTCCAATTCGGCAATTGGTTGTTCAAAATCTAAAAAATCCAATTTCATAATAGCTTTACTTGCCTCTCAAGAGCATGGTTTAGCAACTCCATCACCATGCTTGGTTTTAATTTTTTGACATTCTACCAAAATGGTACTTTGTTGGGTGATTTTGTCAGCATCGATTTTCAACAAGCTCCGGCTCACTTACCCCCCTGTTTTCCGAGTCACTCTCTTTTTGGGTAAATTTTAGTAAAAAGTTTGAGTTTTCAATTTATCACGCTAAAATCCAGCCCTTTCAGCACATTAGGCTTAGCTTATAATCATGCATTAACAATGACTTAATGTTTGGTTTTCAAAAAGTTAGCAGATTTTACATTTACGAGACCTCGGGAGGCTCCATGTTTTCATTTACCAGAAAAACACTTTCTATCGCGATACTAAGCTCTATTTCGCTATGCAGCACTCAAGCCGTGGCGGGCGAAAAAACCGGTTTTAGTGGAAATGGTGAACTTGGTTTCAGCAACAGCACAGGTAATACCGACAGCAACGCTTTATACGCGGCTTTAAAAATGCAATACCTTCAAGCTCGTTATGACGTCTTGGGCGGTATTGAAATCAGCGATAAATCTGAAAACGGCACACAAACCGAATCTCGCTACGCCATTGATGCTCAGTACAACCGTTACTATGCCGAAGATAAAAACTTCTACAGCTACCTTGGCGGCAAACTGACACACAGCAAATTTGAAGATATCGATCTAGAAACCACCGCCTCTGTCGGTTTGGGTAAACGTCTTTATAAAACCGAACGTGTATTGCTGACAGGGCAAGTCGGTATCGGTTATCAAAACACCGACTATATCTCGGCTACAGCTTCCGAAGACCAGGTTGTCTATCAAGCCAAACTTGACTACAGCAATCAAATCAACAACTATGTTAAATTCACTCAGGACCTAATCGTTAATGCCGGTAATGAGCAAACTAAAACGGAAGCCAATACCGGCTTGAGCGTTAAAATTGCCGAACAGATGAAACTCAAAGCAAGCTTCAAATATCGCAACAACAGCAACCCTGCACCAGGAACCGAAAAGACGGATACGCTAACGCTGGTCAGCGTTATTTATGATTTTTAATCGTTTGATCCAAAACCATAAAAAACCATAAAAAAAGCCCTGGCGAAAATGAATTCGCCAGGGCCTTTTATCAGCGCGGTTTGACCGGTTACTCAGTATCAATAAATCGAGCTTATATTTTTACACCTCAAAAAACGCTTGTTTGATTTCTGCCAATTCTTGCTCCATTAACATCAACGCCTGATGACGTTTACTCTGCGCAAATATATCCTGCCCCAACACCTGACCATCAAACACCACCTCACCGGCAATCATCCGCCAAACCTGATCACTTAATTGCTGACCAAACAATAACGCGGTAGCTCTCTTATCAACCAAGTTCTCCAACTGCATTTGCAAGCAGAAGTTTAGTGCCTGAAATTTCACCAGCCACTTGCTATCCGGGTGCAGATAATAAATCGCATCATGTAACGCATCTAAAGCCTCCTGATGTTCACCGGCGGCCAAAAGTGCCCAAGCTCTTAATTCGGCAATTTTTACCTCGGCCCAGAAGCTGCCCGGATCAGGTAGCAAACCGATCAACGAAGCAACACCTTGATGGTCACTGAAGCCTAAGGCATCAATCAGCTCAGCAAGACCGGAATAATCTTGCGATTCAGGCAAAGCAAGCAACGCTTCACGCAATAGACGACCAACATTCTGGTTACTATCGATTAACTCCGTGACAGGATAGATTTCCGACATTCCCGGCACAATAATGCGACAGGCCTCAAAATGACAGTGACGATAATTGGCGACATACACCTCACAACCTTGCTCTCGCACCAAATCACAAAGCTTTTGCCACTGCTGCTCGGTAGTTCCGGAAAAATCCCAGTTGACGAAATCAAAATCGGCATCATGAGTTATAAAACGGGTATGGATCAAGCCGCTAGAATCAATGAAGTGGTTTTCAATATTCTCATCTTCGGCCACCGAGTATTCATCAAATACCGTTAATTGGAAACCATCCAGATTATTCAGGTGGCGTCCTTGCAACGATTCGGTCAGAGTTCTTTCCAATGCCACTTCAAAAATCGGGTGTGCACCAAACGAGGCAAAGCAGGTACCGGTTTTCTGTTCAAATAAGGTGACATTGATCACCGGGAACTGACCACCCAAAGAAGCATCACGCATCGACACTTCAATGCCCGCTTCTTTCAATGAAGCCACCGCTTCAACAACTGCCGGGAACTGCTCAACCACCTCATTGGGGATTTCCGGTAAACAGAGGTTTTCACGCAAAATCTTATTTTTCACCCAACGTTCGAAGATTTCAGACATTCCCTGAACTTGCGCTTCCAACGCCGTATTACCTGCAGACAAGCCATTACTTGCATAGATATTGCTCAACAAATTCATCGGGAAATAGGCCACTTCCTGGCTATCGACATTAATCAATGGAATCGCGCTGACAAACTCATTTTGGTCATTAAAGCTGAGCAGCTCGTTAAAGCCCAGCTCACCTTCCGGGTCATAGAACTGCCAAAGACGCTCATTCAAACATTCGCCAATATCCTGCTCGGTGAACCGCTTATCATCCGGATAATAGAGCCAATCTCGGTTTTGGCCATTGGCGCTGATCCAATAATCAGAGAAAAAGTAATTGGTCGAAAGGCGCTCTAAAAACTCACCCAACGCACTGGCCAAACAAGCTTTTCGACTGGTTCCTTTCCCATTGGTAAAAATCGGCGGGCAACGCTTATCGTTAATATGCAGTGAATAAACATTTTTAACCGGATTTAACCAGGATGCCTCATCAATCTGAAACCCCATTGACTTCAACTGGCTTTGCATCGTATTGATGGAGTTTTCCAAGCAAGCATCCTTGCCCTTGATATAGGTTAATTCACTCATATAAATAACTACTTTGTTTAGGAGGTTGAATAGAGACTTGCCTATTAATTTTTTAGCAAGCATTTATAAGTCACTGTTTTCTAATATTAAATTATTTATAACAGGGATTTAAATTTTTGATAAAAGAAAGGCTATTATTTCAGCACTTCTTGAATAAAATGAAATTGTATACCTTTTTCATTTCAAATGAGGGCTTTACCATGGATTTAAAAGCAACATCTTCTTTAAGTTTTTCTGGCATGCTTGCCATCACATTGATGTCAGTAAGCACAAACGGCGCAGCCTCTGCAGAAGGCCACCCCGGTAAAGCGCTTCATGAAGCGGCGAACTGCATGAGTTGTCATACCTCAAAACCTTATGACCCGCAAAAGACCACTTCGTTTCCGAAACTGGTGCAAACGGTACAGTTCTGTAATGACAACCTAAATGCCGGTATGTTTGAAGATGAAATTGAACAATTGGCCGATTATTTAAACGAGACCTACTACCACCACGTCAAATAATCTATAAATAAGCGACTCAAACCATAAGCCATGACCAAGTCATGGCTTTTTTATTTACGCTCAAAAGTCGATAACAACTCTTGCAAGGCAGCAATCTTGTCATCCCCTGCCTGCTCAACACCTTCTTGATAAAATTGATTAGACGCATCCCTTACCAGCTTATCAATCGCTTCAATGGCAAAATAGTGCTTGGTACTCTGAGAGATGGCTTGCCAATCACGCTTTTTAGCGAACCAACGGCTTTTCAAAACCTTATCGTCTTTGAATAGCTCTGCAACGTGCATTAAGGCATTGGTCAAAGGCTCGATTGCCTCAAATGGCATCAAAGGTCGACCATAGTCGCCGTAATAACTGGCACGGTGTAATTTAGCGATTTCGAATGCAACGTTCATTTCCGCCAAACCGTTCGCCTTGGCTTGCGATTGAGCTTGCGTTAGACGTTCAACATTAAGCATTGGCGCATCGGATTTCCAACGCCCAAAAACGATATATAAATTGTTGCGTTCGATAAAGTGGGTTTTACCATAACCTAAATCCAAGGCATTTGCCTTAGGCACAACATAATCCAACTTCTCGGTTTCCAGCTTGGTGGTATCGGTCCATATCTGCCAAACACCGTCGCTAGAATTGCTTTCTTGCTTAACCATCGGCACACAAGACAAACCATAGTCGTGACCTTCGATATATTCAATGACCGAGATACGGTAATCGCCATTCGGCATAACCTTAACCACCTCACCGATAATAAAGGCATCATCCTTGATATTGGCGGCAGGATAGGCGACAAAAATATTCTGCCCTGGTTTAAAGGTTTCAGCGTGCACTGACACGCTGATGACAAACAGCATGGACACTACGACTAAAAAACGATTCATTGATCGATATAAAGAAAAAACTGGTTTCATAATCTCATACTTTATTAGTTAACAATTCATTTAGATTGTTCAGATTGCGGCGTTGCTCTCACTGCAAGCACATCACAATGTGCATGGTTAATTACCGCATTGGTGGTCGAACCGATCAAGCGACTCATAGCAGACAGGCCATGAGCACCGATCACTATCAGATCAAAATGTTCGCGTTTGGCGAACTGCACAATATCTTCCTCGGCCAAGCCGTTTATCAATTCTATATGCTTGATAGCAAATTCATTGGCCAAGGAAAACAGCTGCGCTTGCGCCTGATCCAACAAGGGCTTGGTCATTTCCTCATCCCAGACACCTGGCATCCCCATCACTGCAACATCTTCCAGAACCGGGTAGCTTGGCACCTCAACAATATGCAAAAGACACAGATGTGCTTGATATTGCTTGGCAAGCGCTAAACCCTTGGCAATAACACAGCGGTTCAAGTCGGTAAAATCGACTGCCACGACAATTTTTTTATAATGACAGTCGGCTGCCTGAAGTAGATTCTCATCTCCTGACATGGTGTCTTTTATATCCATAGCATCCTGACCATCGTTTTTTATTTGCGCCATCACTCTGCCCCTTCTAGAAATAAGACAAAAAATTGTGCCAAACACACACTTTAAAGCCTAACCAAGCTGGCGAAAATTAGCAATTTTTACTGCAGAGTTTTTCACATTTACTGTGGATAAGTTTGTGCGTAATGGGCGGTAAAAACCGAAAAAAACCAATAAAGTCTTATAGCTTAGTTAAACTGCTTAATTTATAGGCATTCACTTAAAACAGGCTTAAAATAGACTTAAGATTTCTGTTGCTTCTGCTTTCGCTGCTCAATGGTTTCGGCAACATTATTGCGCAAATAAAGCGGTTGAGGCACTTTATCATCCAGCAATGCGGCACGATCCTGAGACCCCCTTGCCAGTTGCGCCATATACAACGCATTAGGCAAAAGCTTGTGGTAATCAGCACGAGCTGAGAACTGCTCAACCAGCTCAGGATAAGCCTGATCAATATCACCAAACATCACATCACTAGCCGCTATCGCTTCAGCGACACTGTTTTCATCCATCAGTCTGACCTCTTCAGTCACCTGAACACCATTTTCGCGACCATATAGTCCCTGTAACAAATAGATTTCATTCATGCGTGCATCGAGCACAGCCGACCAGGTCTGGCTATCTTTGTCAGTCGAATCTAGAACATTATTTTGAAAATAGTCCTGCGCCATGGTTTCCAAAGACGACATGGCGATGACCGGTTTCTGCCAACCCAACGCCAAGCCTTGTACAACCCCTGCGGCAATCCTTAAACCGGTAAAGGCACCTGGGCCTTCGCCAAACGCCAAATAATCTATCTGCGTTGAATCAATGCCCGCCTCGTCGATCACATCATTGACCATAAACAAAACCTGCTGGGCATGACGTTGCGGCAACAGCTCGTGACGGCAATAACTCCGCTCACCAATCAATAAGGCCACTGAACATGCCACGGTTGAGGTTTCAATGGCGAGGATAGTCGGCAAATCATTGCTGTTCATTTATCGGTTCTCTTTTTTATCTGATTAATCTGCTTTAAGCAGAAACGTTTTATTCGTCTGTTTCAGTAAGCTTATTAATGGCATATTGCGCATCATATACCCACGGAAAGTCCGGCAAGCTATTGCGTATCACATTACCGTAATTTTTTGAGCTCAAACGCGGGTCACAAAGCATCAATACGCCACGATCTTCAACATCACGTATCAGACGACCAGCCCCCTGTTTCATGGCTATAACCGCTTCGGGCAGTTGAAAATGGACAAAACCATTCAAGCCTTTTTCTTTCAGATAAGCTTCCCGTGCTTGAACAATCGGATCATCCGGTGGCGCAAAAGGAATACGGTCGATAATCACCAACTTCAATGCATCACCTTTTACATCCACGCCTTCCCAAAAACTGCTGGTGCCCAATAAAATTGCCTGCTCGGCGCTTTTGAACTTTTGCAGCAACGTCAATTTCGGCTGCTCGCCTTGAACCAGCAGATCACCCGACCAATGGTCGGCAAGAATGGCACGTGCTTCCTGCATCGCCTTATGACTGGTGAAAAGCAGAAATGCGCAGCCTTTACTGGCTTTAAGCAAAGGCCACGCGGCTCGTAAACAAATTTTTATGTAATTGGGGTCGCGCGGTTCCGGCAAACCAACCGGGTGGTATACCAATGCTTGTTTTTGATAATCAAACGGACTTGGCCAATGACAGTTTTTCGATTCCTGCAATCCCAAACGTTTGGCAAAATAATCAAAACTACCGTTTACACTCAATGTGGCCGAGGTAAACAACCAGGCCCCACCTATTTGCTCGCGCTGCCGGCTAAATGGCCCGGCCACACTCAATGGCGTCAAATTAAATTTAAACCGGGCTTGAGCAGATTCGACCCAACGAATTTTATTTTCATTCTGGCTGTTTAACCAATCACTAAGCTGTGTGGCGAATTCTTTGGCGCGCTTTTGCACAGCAGCAAGCTGCTTACCGCGTTCCTCAACACTTTTGAGTTGCTCAACAACTTGCTCCAGCAAGGATAAAAAGCGTTTGACAATGACTTGAAACGCTTTTTCATCATTGAGCTTCTCCCATGTCCAACGCTTCTCCCATTTACCGAGAGAGTCGTTCAATGACTTGATATTGTCATCAAGTTGCTCGGCCAAATCTTTGATTTTACGGGTTTCCGGTGCTTCCAACTGTTGAGCTTGCTTGATGTCTCGCACCAGCTCTTCCAGTTGCGACCGGGAAATGGCAAAGCCGAGAAACTGCGCGGCAATATCCGGTAGCTGATGAGCTTCATCGAAAATATAGATATCGGCTTCCGGTAAGATTTCACCAAATCCGTTTTCACGCAAAGCCAAATCGGCACAGAACAAGTGATGATTGACCACCAGAACTTGGGCCTCTTGCGCCTGATTTTTTATTTTTGGGTAAAAGCAATCCGACTCAACGTGACATTCTGCCGCTTGGCAAAACTCCATACGCGCACAAACCTTACGCCAAATCATATCGTTTTCCGGAACACTATCGAGTTCAGCCCGGTCGCCGCTGCGTGTTTTCTGCTCCAGCCACTCGCGAATCAGCGCCAGCTTTTTCCAATCTTCTCGACTATGCTGCTCAACGGTTTCGGTGATTTCCATGCGTTGCGGACAGACATAATTATCGCGTCCCTTCAATAATCGAGCTTTACCGGGAATATCGCAGGCTTTAAACAGTATCGGCAGGTCTTTATGAACCAGCTGCTCTTGCAAGGTTTTGGTCGCCGTAGAGACAATCACCTTCTTGCCTGATAACAGGGCCGGCACCAAATAGGCAAATGTTTTCCCTGTTCCGGTTCCGGCTTCGGCCATTAAGGTAGATTTTTCATCAATCAACGCTTTAATTTCATGCGCCATATCGAGCTGAGATTGACGGGAAGCATAGCCGTTAACCAGCTTAGCCAGATAACCGTCATTTTTCATGACATCTTCAATACTGCGCTGATCCTGAGTTTTTGATAATTTTGCTTTGTTTTCAGACATAAAAAATAAATCGGACTGTTATATTTCTTTATAAAACACAACGCCTTAACAACAGCCCTTAATAGTCGCTTTTAAGTCATTGTCGATTGCAACCAATCCCGTCACCCAGACAAGCTTTTGGATTCATTATCCTGCGATAACTTCAAAATAGTAGGAATTATACGCTAAGCGTCGAATCACCGAGTATTTTCTCTTGTTTACAGCGGTATAGATCGAATCTTTATTTGACAAATAGATTCATTTAACAAGCCGCTTTGACAATGAAATGAACGCCTTACCACGATAATTTGCCAATACTTTTGGCAAAGCCGCATTTTATTAATAAGTTTTTGTCACTAGGGCTAGACAAAAAGCGGCTTTGGCACTATAATTCGCGACTTCAAATTTGAACTTAAGTCGAATTGGTTTTTAATATTCGGCACTTTTTAATGGATATATCTAATGAAAATTTTATCTTCTCTAAAATCAGCAAAGACACGTCACAAGGACTGTCAGGTTGTTAAGCGCCGTGGTAAGGTTTACGTAATTTGTAAAACCAACCCTAAATTTAAGGCTCGTCAGCGTTAATATTTAGCGGTAAACAACAAAAAAGGCGCACTGATCATGCGCCTTTTTTTATACCTGAAATAACCTTTAAACCTTTGCAAATTATTTCAGGAAAGCCTTAAGAAGACTTAGTGGTTAAAAAACTCTTTTTCAACCTTCTTGATGGTGTCAACGATCAGTTGCGTATCCACCTTACCGATAAAATAGTTAGCCCCCATTTCTATCACTTCACGACTGTTGTTATCGCTTGTCATAGAGGTGTGAACAATAATCGGCAACTGACGCGTACGTGGCTCTTCTCTTAATTTTCGAATCACCGTATGTCCCGATGCGACCGGCATTTCCAGGTCGGTAAAGATCATCGAAATCTCATTCAGATCTTCCAACTCCTCAATATAATCCAACAGCAACTGGCCGTTTTCAAATGCTTTGCACTTAAGACCAAGCTGCTCAAAGACCGAGCTCATATACTTTTGGATGGATTTACTGTCTTCAGCGAACAATACGGTTCTATTGTAGATTTCGTCGATAAAATCATGCCCCTGATTACCGACTTGTTTAGCCGAAGCAAAAATCTTCTCCGCCATGGTCGGCATCGCTTCAATCAACAGTTTTTCGATGTCGAGAATAAAACAGAGGGTTTCACTGTTATCCAAATAGGTGTGGTTAACGATTTGATTGGTATTGACATCGACATTGTAGTTACCGGCAGGATGAATATCTGACCAGTTCTTCTCTTCCACCCCGTGGATATAAGAAACCCGCAAACCGACAAAGTTATGGCTGAAATCGGAAACGATAATAATCGATTTCTCGCGCTCTTCTTCGGTCATATCAAAACCCATCCACTTCGGCAGATCGATGACCGGCAGATAAACACCACGCAACTCAATCATCCCTTCAATCAAAGGATTGGCATCAGGCATATCAGAAATCTCATAAGCACGCGCTTCCAGTACT
Above is a window of Thiomicrorhabdus sediminis DNA encoding:
- a CDS encoding acetyl-CoA carboxylase carboxyltransferase subunit alpha; amino-acid sequence: MKLDFLDFEQPIAELEAKIDELRHLDGGDMNLLKEISALEEKSRNLTESIFRKLSDVQIAKVSRHPQRPYALDYIKSIFTDFKELHGDRAFADDEAIVAGLARLDGQAVMVISQEKGRDTKEKIRRNFGMPRPEGYRKALRLMKMAERFNLPVLTFIDTPGAYPGINAEERGQSEAIARNLIEMAELRVPIICTVIGEGGSGGALAIGVGDTTMMMQYSTYSVISPEGCASILWKNAANAADAAEALGITAERLSSLGLVDQVIDEPLGGAHRNPAQAAANLKAALLAQLNALKAKPVDELLAKRYQRYMDYGNFDVA
- a CDS encoding DUF481 domain-containing protein is translated as MFSFTRKTLSIAILSSISLCSTQAVAGEKTGFSGNGELGFSNSTGNTDSNALYAALKMQYLQARYDVLGGIEISDKSENGTQTESRYAIDAQYNRYYAEDKNFYSYLGGKLTHSKFEDIDLETTASVGLGKRLYKTERVLLTGQVGIGYQNTDYISATASEDQVVYQAKLDYSNQINNYVKFTQDLIVNAGNEQTKTEANTGLSVKIAEQMKLKASFKYRNNSNPAPGTEKTDTLTLVSVIYDF
- the ycaO gene encoding 30S ribosomal protein S12 methylthiotransferase accessory factor YcaO, with protein sequence MSELTYIKGKDACLENSINTMQSQLKSMGFQIDEASWLNPVKNVYSLHINDKRCPPIFTNGKGTSRKACLASALGEFLERLSTNYFFSDYWISANGQNRDWLYYPDDKRFTEQDIGECLNERLWQFYDPEGELGFNELLSFNDQNEFVSAIPLINVDSQEVAYFPMNLLSNIYASNGLSAGNTALEAQVQGMSEIFERWVKNKILRENLCLPEIPNEVVEQFPAVVEAVASLKEAGIEVSMRDASLGGQFPVINVTLFEQKTGTCFASFGAHPIFEVALERTLTESLQGRHLNNLDGFQLTVFDEYSVAEDENIENHFIDSSGLIHTRFITHDADFDFVNWDFSGTTEQQWQKLCDLVREQGCEVYVANYRHCHFEACRIIVPGMSEIYPVTELIDSNQNVGRLLREALLALPESQDYSGLAELIDALGFSDHQGVASLIGLLPDPGSFWAEVKIAELRAWALLAAGEHQEALDALHDAIYYLHPDSKWLVKFQALNFCLQMQLENLVDKRATALLFGQQLSDQVWRMIAGEVVFDGQVLGQDIFAQSKRHQALMLMEQELAEIKQAFFEV
- a CDS encoding universal stress protein; amino-acid sequence: MAQIKNDGQDAMDIKDTMSGDENLLQAADCHYKKIVVAVDFTDLNRCVIAKGLALAKQYQAHLCLLHIVEVPSYPVLEDVAVMGMPGVWDEEMTKPLLDQAQAQLFSLANEFAIKHIELINGLAEEDIVQFAKREHFDLIVIGAHGLSAMSRLIGSTTNAVINHAHCDVLAVRATPQSEQSK
- the tsaB gene encoding tRNA (adenosine(37)-N6)-threonylcarbamoyltransferase complex dimerization subunit type 1 TsaB, which produces MNSNDLPTILAIETSTVACSVALLIGERSYCRHELLPQRHAQQVLFMVNDVIDEAGIDSTQIDYLAFGEGPGAFTGLRIAAGVVQGLALGWQKPVIAMSSLETMAQDYFQNNVLDSTDKDSQTWSAVLDARMNEIYLLQGLYGRENGVQVTEEVRLMDENSVAEAIAASDVMFGDIDQAYPELVEQFSARADYHKLLPNALYMAQLARGSQDRAALLDDKVPQPLYLRNNVAETIEQRKQKQQKS
- a CDS encoding ATP-dependent DNA helicase: MSENKAKLSKTQDQRSIEDVMKNDGYLAKLVNGYASRQSQLDMAHEIKALIDEKSTLMAEAGTGTGKTFAYLVPALLSGKKVIVSTATKTLQEQLVHKDLPILFKACDIPGKARLLKGRDNYVCPQRMEITETVEQHSREDWKKLALIREWLEQKTRSGDRAELDSVPENDMIWRKVCARMEFCQAAECHVESDCFYPKIKNQAQEAQVLVVNHHLFCADLALRENGFGEILPEADIYIFDEAHQLPDIAAQFLGFAISRSQLEELVRDIKQAQQLEAPETRKIKDLAEQLDDNIKSLNDSLGKWEKRWTWEKLNDEKAFQVIVKRFLSLLEQVVEQLKSVEERGKQLAAVQKRAKEFATQLSDWLNSQNENKIRWVESAQARFKFNLTPLSVAGPFSRQREQIGGAWLFTSATLSVNGSFDYFAKRLGLQESKNCHWPSPFDYQKQALVYHPVGLPEPRDPNYIKICLRAAWPLLKASKGCAFLLFTSHKAMQEARAILADHWSGDLLVQGEQPKLTLLQKFKSAEQAILLGTSSFWEGVDVKGDALKLVIIDRIPFAPPDDPIVQAREAYLKEKGLNGFVHFQLPEAVIAMKQGAGRLIRDVEDRGVLMLCDPRLSSKNYGNVIRNSLPDFPWVYDAQYAINKLTETDE
- the ykgO gene encoding type B 50S ribosomal protein L36 — protein: MKILSSLKSAKTRHKDCQVVKRRGKVYVICKTNPKFKARQR
- a CDS encoding chemotaxis protein CheV; translation: MSATLEQVEKTAQLSKNNQLSLMIFQVQFAREDYEPPYYGMNVFKVREVLEARAYEISDMPDANPLIEGMIELRGVYLPVIDLPKWMGFDMTEEEREKSIIIVSDFSHNFVGLRVSYIHGVEEKNWSDIHPAGNYNVDVNTNQIVNHTYLDNSETLCFILDIEKLLIEAMPTMAEKIFASAKQVGNQGHDFIDEIYNRTVLFAEDSKSIQKYMSSVFEQLGLKCKAFENGQLLLDYIEELEDLNEISMIFTDLEMPVASGHTVIRKLREEPRTRQLPIIVHTSMTSDNNSREVIEMGANYFIGKVDTQLIVDTIKKVEKEFFNH